Proteins co-encoded in one Streptomyces sp. JH34 genomic window:
- a CDS encoding GNAT family protein: MGDMWTGERVRLRGVEPEDWEGFRDLARTTHDVRNADMVEPPRSAEGFRSWTAERARRPPGGEVFRLVIEVLADGAFAGSVTVGETDSRAGRFRTGIEVARAHRRRGYAAEATELVLTYMFAEQRHHKCEVEVYAFNDASLALYRRLGFVEEGRLRQHEFFAGTHHDVVLLGITAAEYWATHPRPSVR; the protein is encoded by the coding sequence ATGGGCGACATGTGGACCGGTGAGAGGGTGCGCCTGCGAGGCGTCGAGCCCGAGGACTGGGAGGGCTTCCGGGACCTGGCCCGGACCACCCACGACGTACGCAACGCCGACATGGTCGAACCTCCGCGCTCCGCCGAAGGCTTCCGTTCCTGGACCGCCGAGCGGGCCCGGCGGCCGCCGGGGGGCGAGGTGTTCCGCCTGGTGATCGAGGTGCTGGCGGACGGCGCGTTCGCCGGGTCCGTCACGGTCGGGGAGACGGACAGCCGCGCCGGGCGCTTCAGGACGGGTATCGAGGTCGCACGCGCCCACCGCCGCAGGGGATATGCCGCCGAGGCGACCGAACTCGTCCTCACCTACATGTTCGCCGAGCAGCGCCACCACAAGTGCGAGGTGGAGGTCTACGCCTTCAACGACGCCTCCCTGGCCCTCTACCGCCGGCTGGGCTTCGTCGAGGAGGGGCGGCTCCGCCAGCACGAGTTCTTCGCCGGCACCCACCACGACGTCGTGCTGCTCGGCATCACCGCCGCCGAATACTGGGCCACCCACCCGCGCCCGTCGGTGCGGTGA